Genomic DNA from Deltaproteobacteria bacterium:
GTCGAGGAGAAAAAGGGTGTCTTTCTGCCGCTTTTCGGGTGCTTTTTTCTGATCTTGTTCAGCTACAGCTTCATCCGGCCGGTCTGCGAGTCTCTCTTTCTCTGCTCCTGGGGGGCGTCCAAAATGCCCCATGTATGGATCATCTCGGCCGCGGCCACGGCTGCGGTGGTCTGGGTCTACAACAAATTTGTCGGCGCTAACCGACCTTACCGGCTCTATGCAGCGAGCAATTTTATCGCAATCGCCTTTTTCCTCCTGTTTTACGTCTATTTCTCTGCGAAAAACAGAGGATTTGCCCTTACGGCCTTTATTGTAAAAGACATCTATGTGGTCATTCTTATCGAACAATTGTGGAGCTTTTGCGATGCCACGTTTTCTGAAAACGAGGGCAAGACGCTGTATGGTTTTCTGGCCGGGGCATGTTCCATCGGCGGGATTGCGGCGAGCGTTTTGACAGTCAATCTGGCGTCTGTCTTGGGCTCCAATAACCTCTTGTTTGTGGGCTGCGGCGCCTTGCTGGCAGGCGTCTCGCTGTTCGGATACGCCAATAAAAAGAGTTCTGAGACCTTGAACAGGGCGCGGATTGATGACGGCGGTAATCGTTCGAAAGACCGTCCGTTGGAAAAAGGGGCCGAAGGACACCGGAAAAAGGAGAAAAAGACCGCCATCTGGGGCGGTTTGGATGTGGTGTTCAAGTCAAAATACCTGATCCTGATATGCATCATGCTGATGTTAAGCCAGTTTGTGACGGCGCTGATCGGTCTTCAGTTCAACCAGGTCCTGGAGGTCCAGATCACGGAACTGGACCTGAGGACCGCCTACCTGGCCAAGTTCTACGGCGCAACCAATGTGATATCGTTGATCCTTCAGTTTGTGGTCAGTGCACCCATTCTCCATTTCCTGGGGCTGCTGCTGTCGCTGTTGCTGGTGCCGGCCATCATGGGCGCCGGATCTTTCGCCTTTTTCTTCCTCCCTACCATGACCGTTTTGTTCGGGACGCGAGTGGCCAACAAGAGCCTGACCTATTCACTCTTTCGCGCTGCCAAGGAGATCCTCTACATCCCTCTGACCTATATTGAGAAATACAAGGGCAAGGCGGTCATTGACATGTTTATATACCGCTTTGCCAAGGGGGGCATCGGTGTCGTTATTATCGGCCTTCAGGCCTTGATGCCCGTGACCCCCTTCACCATCAACTATATGATCATCGCGCTGATCCTCGTATGGATGCTGATGGTGCCTCTTTTGATCGCTGAATACAGGGGCCGGAAACTTGCAGGTTCACCAGGATAATATCGGAATTAAAATGACAACATCGCTTCTACGCTTCTGCATGGGGAGGCAACTAATTGCCTTCATCATCCTTTTATTCATAACAGGCTGGGTCGTTCAGGCCGCCGGAGCTTCAACAGATGAGACCCCGGATCAAAAGAAGACGGAGGCACAGCCTCCCGGCGTTTATTTCTACCGTCTGGAGCCTTCCTTTTATACGGGCTTTGCTCCCCGATGCCAGGACCCGGAGAGGATTCACATCCATGTGGGCCGCGGCAATCAGCTTCGCGTGACCGTTGTCTTGTCAGATCGGACCGTGGATAACTACCTGCCCGATCTGGCGCTCCGGTACCGCACTTATAATCAGCTTATCAAAGACGGGACCCTCACGCTGACCCAGAATAGGGGCTTTGAAAAGTTTTGTTCCGTCATCATGGAACAAGACATCCTGGGGCTGGCCGGTCTTCAAAAGGAGATGGATGCGGCGGGGTTCCGTAAACTTGGTCTTGAGATGCTTGAAAAACTGAATCCGGGGCGGGTCTTTCACATCCGGATCGATTTTGACCGGAGAATGCATGACTGGTCATCCCTTCTGAACCCATATCTGGGAAAAAAGCCCTCCATGGCCCAATGCCTCGACCTGATCAATCAGATGCTTCCCACACGGATGTGGCTTTCCGAGTTATTTACGGGATTAAGGGCCAAGCTGAACCGGGCCATCACCCTGTATGCGGTGTATGAAGAAGGTCAAAGAGGGAAGATCTTCTGGGATAAATTCTATGCGGCGGCAGTCGATCTGTTTGAAACCGCGACAGGAGGTATATATCCCCTGAAAGGGACTGATCTCGATTTCTATGAGTTTACAGCCATCTACCCTGTGGGGACCGCCAATGCATTCACTCAGTACGAAGGACAACGCATCCCGCAGTATCCATACCCGGGCAAGCGTGCCCTCACCCATCACCAGCGGACCAGGGTGGTAGACCACATCCCCGACATCCCCTGTTACGGGTATTTGCCCTGGATTCCGTATATGCACGTGGGCGAGAAGCTTCACAACTCCTTCCACACCCTCTGGTTCAATATCGACACCCGCACGAACGGGTTTATTCCAAAGGAATGGAAGAACAATACCCAGGACAGCCGGACCGGCCGACCCTATCCCCACCTGTGGCTCCTCAGCCGGGGGCCCATGAGCCACGGCTGCACCCACGTGAACGCCGGCCATATTTCAGAACTTCGGCAGATGCTCCCTTCCAGTGAAGCGTTGCTGGGGAAGGTGGAGACCTTTCGAAACAGATCCGATCAGTTCGATGTGTTTGATATCGACGGGGATGGACGGTTAGAGGTCATGGGTGTGAAATATTTTTACGCCTACTCGCTCAAGGGGAAAAAGCCGCACCAGATGAGGGCCCCCTCGGACCGGAAATCCTTCTACAAGTGGCTCTACAAAAATGGCTACCATTACGCGCCTGACGGAAGGGTGGTCTTTGAAAAGGCCCCGACCTCTAAATTCATTGGAAAAAGGGCTGTCAGGGGGAAAGTATATAAAAATATATCATTGTATGAGGCTGCTTATGAACCGGAGGCCATTCAATTTTACAAACCGACCAGCATACCCTTTGTGAGGGAGTTGAGACGCGTCAGTGCTGCCTGTCCTCTCAACCGCAACATCTTGAAGTTGGATGAAAATTAAGAGGAAGGCGGGACCGGGAGCGTCCGGGTCCCCTGTTGTATCGGGCCGCCATGTCAGATCATACCATTGCCAACCGCCGTCACGTCCAGCTGATTGTTGCGTTATGCCTCTTCGTTTTCTTCAACATCACCTGTTTTACCCTTGTCACCTCTTTTACCAAGAGCAACTTTCTGACAGCCATTCAGACATCTCCCGTCTTTAAAGACGTCTACAATCAGAGACCTTACTTCTTTCTCTACGGGCTTTCCGGCGTCTGCTTTATCCTCTTCTATCTCATCTATCACATGCTAAGCCCAAGGACCTCCTTCGAATACCGCATCAAGAGAGAACTCCTCTTTCTCTCCGGCGCATCACTGGTGCTCTATCTGCTCCCTGTACTGTTCCCAGGGTTTGAGCAGCGGTTTCTTCCGGCTGCCTTCTATTTTATTATCTATGACATTTTAGACGACCTGATCCTTGTTCAGACCTGGACCCTGATCAATTACGCCATCGATATCCGTCAATCCAAGAAGATCCAGAACCTCTTTCTCTTTTCAGGGGGGGTGGCCGCGGTCATCTCAGGCCGGGGCATTATCCGGCTTGTCCCGGAAAACAACGAGACCTTCTTTCTCCTTCTGGTGCTCCTTTTCTCAGGCATCAGCTACCTGATCGTGACCTATATTTTTTTCCGCCACCGCGACCGGATCTTCACCACCTTCTCTACTGAAAAGATGCGGTTTAAGACCCTTTTTACCTCTCAAAAGAAATATGGCATCATCCGGTCCATCATCTACCTGACGGTCCTTGTGGGGATATTCAATCTTTTCTTCAAGGTCCTCTTCGACACCCAGGTCAACGTCCGATATCCGGTTGCGGCCACAGTGGCCACGGCATCGTTCGATCCATTAACGATGCCCGATCCCAAGACCGAATTCATCGGTCAGTACAAGGCATTCATCAGCATTTTTCAGGTGGCCCTGCAACTCGTATTTATCTATTTCTTCTCGAGGCTCTGGCTGAACGGACGCATCCTCCTGTCGTACCCGCTGATCCTGATCCCCATCCTTGGTTTCATCCTGGGGGTGTACCTCGCCCGCCGACCCGGATTCGAAGGCATTTTATTCTGGGGCACGATCGTCGCCTGCGGCGCCAACGAGCTGATGCGGAGGATTATCTTTGACGCCGCCTACCAGTTGCTCTTGTTTTCCATCCCTGAAAAGCTGTGCAACGCCCTGAGGATGTATGCCAAACTCCTGATCAAGCCATGGGTCGTCATTGTCATCTGCGCATTTTTTGTGGCGATCCCCCCGCAGACCAGCCCGTTTTTGATTTATTGCATCCTCATCATGCTGTTTCTTGGTCTGATGACCGCCGTGGTATTGCGAATTCCCAATGCATATATCTCTTCTCTTAAGCGGTCGGTCCTCCGCAGACTTCCGGTGGAGCGTTCCATGGACTCGTTAGTGAGACTTGAGACCAACTACATCGTGGAGCAATACCAAAAAGTGGTGGCCGAAAGCGATGATCGGTTCGGATATCTCTATATCCTCAATATTATCCAAAACAACTACTCCCCTGATCTCAACGCCATCCTAAGCGCTCTCCTTGAAAACAGGGACATCGAGGTGCGTCTGGAGGCGGTTTCAGTGGTAACCGAACTGGGCATTCAGAAACTGATAGGCCGGATAGAGGCCCTCTTTGCCCGGGAAACAGATCCCGATCTGAAAAAGGCCTGTCTCAAGGCGGTTGCGGCATGGGGCATCTCCAATGAGGCCCGGGTCCAGGAATGGATGCGTATGGATCTTCCCATAGACCTCCGTAAATATGTGCTCGCGGCGGCATATCGGACCGGGTCCGCGGGTCTCATGGAAATTGCGGCCCAGGAAGCGGCAGCCCTTTCCCACGCCACGGACCACGCCGCCATACTGGCCGGGATCTGGCTCATCGGTGAGTTGAGGCTTTCACACCTGACCGATGGGATACAACGCCATGTTGATATGGAAGACCGGCGGGCATACCGGGTCATTCTTGAGGCCGCGGCCAAGCTGGAAGATTTTGGGCTGTTTACTTCCTGCATCCAGCATCTGGGCTATGAGCGGATTGTCAACGATGAGGTCTTTCACCGCAGTCTCGCGCGCTTCGGCGCCCGTGCATTTGAGGTCATCTCGGACATGCTCGAAATGATCATTGAGTCCAAAACCCATTTTGAGCTGAAAAACTGTATTCGGACCCTGCGCCATATCCCTTCGCAGGATGCGGTGGATTTTCTGACAGATGTTTTTCGGCGCTACAACGTCCCTCTGATTCGGGAGGAGGCCCTCGATTGCGTGGCCAGGATCAAGACAGCGGAACCGAATCTGGATTACCACCGGATTATGGAAAATCTGCTCGAAGAGATTCACCAATGCAGGAAATACTGCCGTTATTGGAGAGCCGTGTCATCATCTAAACCTGAAAGCCTCATGTTGATCGAACTGGCGAGAAATATCGAGCATCGGATCTGGTCCATATTCAAGGTGCTGAACATGTTCCATTCCGATCTGGCCATATTTGATTCCTATTGCCGGATCACCCAGACCTCCTGTCAACAGGTGGACGCGTCCCATGTCAAGGCCAAGTCCATTGAATATCTGGAGAGCCTGATAAAGGAAAACTATCCTGAATTGTTAACGTTTCTGGAATCCATTACGTTCGAGGACGGAATCATTGTCGACGTGGCCCCGTTGCCGGGTCCCCGCCTGAATGTCATGGATGTGTATGAAGAAATCCTGGGGCAAAGCAATCACTGGCTTGAAATTTCGGCGATATTGGATATGCCGCCCGGCATGAGAGAACGATTGGGGTCCAGTTCAAAGGAGACGGAAGACATGATACCAGTCATGGAAAAAGTCCACTTTTTGCGGAAGGTCCCGCTTTTCAGAGGGTTTTCCATTGGCGATATGATGGTGATCGCTCAGATCGCCCAAGAGGTCAGGCTTGAGGCCGGAAACGTGCTGTTCAGAAAAGGGGACAGGGGGAACGCCCTGTATCTGATCCTGGAAGGTGAGGTGGACATCGTCAACGAGGAGAGGCGCCTTCTGTCCAAACTGGGCGCCACCCGATGTTTTGGCGAGGTGTCGCTGTTGGACAAAAAGGGCCGTGCGGCCACGGCCGTTTGTATGAACGACTGCCGGATGCTGATGATTTCCAGTGACGATTTTGAAGAGATTCTTGAAAAATACCCCGTACTGTATAAAAATATCGTCCAGGTCCTTACCGGCTGGTTGCGCAACACTCCGCCCACCCAAGAAAGGAATGGGATTAAATGGAGCGGATCGTGATGGGGCGCTGCTGTGCAGGGTCGCCGGAAACCTTACAATTCAATCATCGACCCGGGCACATCCTGGTTCCCGACCCATATGGCGGTCCCCCCGAGGCCGCACGTCCCAAGGACCCGAACCGCTTCCTCCCGGGCTTTCTCAGGGGCATTGTTGGTTTTACTTAGGTGTGCAAGGACGACGAGCCTCAAATCAGCATGGGAAACAGCCCTTAGAAGTTCTCCGCCCTGCCGGTTCGAGAGGTGTCCGTCTGAGCCCTTGATCCGTCGTTTGAGATAGAGGGGGTAAGGCCCCACATCCAGCATGTCCGGATCATGGTTGAATTCCAGGATCAGGGCCCGGCAGCCTTTTAATCGTTCTTCGGCCAGTCGGGTGCTCCGGCCCAGGTCCGTGGCAAGGCCGATTCGGGTTCCGTTGGATGAAAGGACAATGCCCATGGGATCGGCGGCATCATGGCATTTTGTAAAGGTCTCTACGATGAGATCGTTGATGAAGAGAGATTCGCCGGTTTCCATCATTCGAAGTTGGGGAAGCTTGCCCAGGGTCTTTTGCCCCGTTTCCAAGGTTCCCGAATTGATGTAAACGGGTAGGTTGTAGCGACGGGCCATCGGTCCCGCCCCCCTGATGTGATCCAGATGCTCATGGGTCAAAACGATCGCGTCCAGGCGGCTTGGCGAGACCCCCACCGCAGTGAGTCGACGTTCCATTTCACGGCAGCTCAGCCCGGCGTCAACCAGGATGCGTGCCCTGGGTGTCTCCACAAAACAGGCATTTCCGCCGCTCCCCGAGGCGAGCACTGAAAATCTAAGCACGTTTTTCATATGAGCGGGCCCAAAGGTTGGAAGTCGGAAGTCAGAAGTCGGAGGTCAGAAAGACCGGCATTTCCGCATCCCAACATTCCAGTATTCCAGTATTCCAATCAGCCACCCATCCAGCATCCAGTATCCAGTTTCACTCAATCCCACTGTGACCGAAGCCGCCGGTTCCCCTATGGGTGGCGTCAAGATCGGATGTCACTGAGATCTCGGCCCTGGTTACCCTGGAGATCACCATCTGGGCGATGCGGTCTCCCCGCCGGACCACAAAGGGATCTTTTCCCCAGTTGATCAGGATGATGCCGACCTCGCCCCTGTAGTCGGAGTCAATGGTCCCCGGCGAGTTGACCATGCCGATGCCGTGGTTCAGGGCCAGTCCGCTTCTCGGCCGAATCTGGGCCTCGTATCCGGATGGGATGGAGACGGCCAGACCGGTAGGGATAAGACGGATCTCGCCCGGGTTCAATGTAACAGGGCCTTCCACACAGGCCCGGATGTCCATCCCGGAAGCGCCGTCCGATGCATAGGCCGGAAGGGGAAGCCCTTGGTGGTGTTTGAGCGGTTGGATATTTACGGAGATACGATCCAAGGCGACCTGTTCGGAATTAAGAATTAAGAATTAAGAATTAAGAATTATGAGCTCCACAGTCCAAAGTTCTCGTAATGTATTGCTTTTATTGAATGCATAAATTCCAGGCAGTCATTCCGGCGAAAGCCGGAATCCAGTGTATTTTTGACAAGTTAAATGTTCTGGATGCCGGTCGAAGATCCCGTACTTGCGGGGATCAAGTCCGGCATGACGTGAGAACTTTGGACTCTCAAGTTATGAGTTATGAGTTAAGAATTGAGGATGGGTATCGGTTCCGGCAGCCATGGAGAAATCGAGGATCATCCCTCGTATATCAGGAGATCCCTGTCAACCGAGTCTTTCTCCACCGGACCGAGAGCGGCAAAGGAGATCCCGCGCTCCTGGAACGTGCTGCGGGCAACCGCCACCACGTCATCCATACTGACCTGCTCCAGACCGGAGACCAATTCCTCATAGTCCACGTATCGTCCGAAGGCAAACTCATTTTTTGCCATACGCATCATCCGGTTATCGGCGCTTTCAGAGCCGAGGTATATGCCGCCGATGAGATGCTCCTTGGCCTCTGCCACTTCCGTACCGCTCAACTCGCCCCTGCACAGCTTCACGATCTCATTCCGGATGGTTTGGAGCACCAGATTGAGATGCTTCGGTTCCGTGGCCGCGTAAATTCCTAAAAGGCCTGCATCCACATAGGTGGACAGAAAGGAATATACGGAATAGGCCAACCCCCTCTTTTCTCTGATCTCCTGAAAAAGACGGGAGCTCATATTCCCGCCCAGGATGGTGTTGAAGATGGCGCACGCGAATCGTTTCTCGTCCAACTGGGAAGGCGCCTTCCCCCCCAGGCAGATATGAACCTGTTCCAGGACCTTGTGATGCGTGGAAAAGCCCCCTCTGGATACAGGCGCACTGCGACCGGAACGGTTTTCGCCGGAGCACGATAGGGTCTCGAAAAGCGGTTTGAAAAAGGAGACCATGTCGGAATGGTCCACCTCCCCCGCCGCCACCACGAGGATCTCCTCCGGGATATAGGATTTTTGGATATAATTAAGAATGGTTTCCTTGCTGATTGCCGATACGGTCTCCCCGGTTCCCAGGATGGGCCAGCCAATGGGATGACCATCCCAGAAAAGACCGGTGAAAAGCGTATGAAGATTGTCGTCCGGAGTATCTTCCATCATGCAGATTTCCTGCAGGATGACCTCCCGTTCACGCTCCAGGTCAACGGCATTGAAGGTCGAATTCAGGAAGATGTCGGAGAGGATTTCGGCCAGACGGCCGAAATGTCTCCCCAGTACCCTGCCGTGAAAGCAGGTATTCTCTTTCCCGGTAAAGGCATTTGAAAGTCCTCCAATGATATCCAGTTCCTTGGCAATTTGGAGAACGTCGCGATGACGAGTCCCTTTAAAACTCATGTGTTCGATAAAGTGGGAAACCCCATTCTCCGAACGGGTCTCGTCGCGCGATCCGGTGTTTACCCATATACCGAGGGAAACCGATCGCAGGTGCTCCACCCGTTCGGAGATAATTCTGACGCCGTTGTCGAGTATTGTCTTATGATACATTGTCGAGGCTTTCTCCCAAAGCAGCCTTTCGCGACAGGCGTATCCTCCCGTCGTTCCCTACTTCGAGAACCTTGACCAATACCTCATCGCCTTCGTTAAGCACATCCGTCACCTTGTTCACCCGCTCTTCCGCGAGTTGCGATATGTGAATCAGGCCGTCCGTACCGGGGAAGATCTCTACAAATGCACCGAAATCCATGATCTTGACCACTTTTCCCATATACAGTTTGCCGACCTCCGCCTCCTGGACGATCTGGCGGATCATCTTTATGGCCGTGTCGCTGACTTCCTTATCCGGAGAGGAAACCGTGACCGTCCCTTCATCATCCACATCGATTCTTGCGCCGGATGTATTGGAGATTTCCCGGATGGTCTTTCCCCCCGGTCCGATCAGGACCCGGACCTTTTCAGGGCTGATCTTGACCGACGCAATGATCGGGGCATACTGTGAGACATCCGTCCTGGGCCGTGAAATGGCCTTCTCCATCTCATCCAGGATAAACAGCCGGCCCTCTTTTGCCTGTTCGAGGGCCTGTTCCATGACCTCCCGTGTCAGCCGTTCCACCTTGATGTCCATCTGGAGGGCCGTGATTCCGTCCCGAGTGCCGGTGACCTTGAAGTCCATATCCCCATAATGGTCTTCATCGCCGATGATATCGGTCAGCACCGCCACCCGCTCACCGTCGCTGACAAGGCCCATGGCCACCCCGGCAACCGGCGCCTTGATCGGAACCCCCGCATCCATGAGTGAGAGGCAGCCGCCGCACACGCTGGCCATTGAGGAAGAGCCGTTGGATTCCAGGATCTCCGAAACCACCCGGATACAGTATTGAAACTCTTCCTTATCCGGCAGGATGGGCAGAAGCGCCCGTCTGGCCAGGGCCCCATGTCCGATCTCTCTCCGACCCGGACCTCCCAGCCGCTTGGCCTCACCCACACTGTACGGCGGAAAATTGTAGTGAAAGATAAATGAACTGAAATAGTCCCCGTAGATCGATTCAATCCGCTGTTCATCCCGTTCGGT
This window encodes:
- a CDS encoding cyclic nucleotide-binding domain-containing protein — encoded protein: MSDHTIANRRHVQLIVALCLFVFFNITCFTLVTSFTKSNFLTAIQTSPVFKDVYNQRPYFFLYGLSGVCFILFYLIYHMLSPRTSFEYRIKRELLFLSGASLVLYLLPVLFPGFEQRFLPAAFYFIIYDILDDLILVQTWTLINYAIDIRQSKKIQNLFLFSGGVAAVISGRGIIRLVPENNETFFLLLVLLFSGISYLIVTYIFFRHRDRIFTTFSTEKMRFKTLFTSQKKYGIIRSIIYLTVLVGIFNLFFKVLFDTQVNVRYPVAATVATASFDPLTMPDPKTEFIGQYKAFISIFQVALQLVFIYFFSRLWLNGRILLSYPLILIPILGFILGVYLARRPGFEGILFWGTIVACGANELMRRIIFDAAYQLLLFSIPEKLCNALRMYAKLLIKPWVVIVICAFFVAIPPQTSPFLIYCILIMLFLGLMTAVVLRIPNAYISSLKRSVLRRLPVERSMDSLVRLETNYIVEQYQKVVAESDDRFGYLYILNIIQNNYSPDLNAILSALLENRDIEVRLEAVSVVTELGIQKLIGRIEALFARETDPDLKKACLKAVAAWGISNEARVQEWMRMDLPIDLRKYVLAAAYRTGSAGLMEIAAQEAAALSHATDHAAILAGIWLIGELRLSHLTDGIQRHVDMEDRRAYRVILEAAAKLEDFGLFTSCIQHLGYERIVNDEVFHRSLARFGARAFEVISDMLEMIIESKTHFELKNCIRTLRHIPSQDAVDFLTDVFRRYNVPLIREEALDCVARIKTAEPNLDYHRIMENLLEEIHQCRKYCRYWRAVSSSKPESLMLIELARNIEHRIWSIFKVLNMFHSDLAIFDSYCRITQTSCQQVDASHVKAKSIEYLESLIKENYPELLTFLESITFEDGIIVDVAPLPGPRLNVMDVYEEILGQSNHWLEISAILDMPPGMRERLGSSSKETEDMIPVMEKVHFLRKVPLFRGFSIGDMMVIAQIAQEVRLEAGNVLFRKGDRGNALYLILEGEVDIVNEERRLLSKLGATRCFGEVSLLDKKGRAATAVCMNDCRMLMISSDDFEEILEKYPVLYKNIVQVLTGWLRNTPPTQERNGIKWSGS
- a CDS encoding MBL fold metallo-hydrolase encodes the protein MKNVLRFSVLASGSGGNACFVETPRARILVDAGLSCREMERRLTAVGVSPSRLDAIVLTHEHLDHIRGAGPMARRYNLPVYINSGTLETGQKTLGKLPQLRMMETGESLFINDLIVETFTKCHDAADPMGIVLSSNGTRIGLATDLGRSTRLAEERLKGCRALILEFNHDPDMLDVGPYPLYLKRRIKGSDGHLSNRQGGELLRAVSHADLRLVVLAHLSKTNNAPEKAREEAVRVLGTCGLGGTAIWVGNQDVPGSMIEL
- a CDS encoding insulinase family protein; translation: MYHKTILDNGVRIISERVEHLRSVSLGIWVNTGSRDETRSENGVSHFIEHMSFKGTRHRDVLQIAKELDIIGGLSNAFTGKENTCFHGRVLGRHFGRLAEILSDIFLNSTFNAVDLEREREVILQEICMMEDTPDDNLHTLFTGLFWDGHPIGWPILGTGETVSAISKETILNYIQKSYIPEEILVVAAGEVDHSDMVSFFKPLFETLSCSGENRSGRSAPVSRGGFSTHHKVLEQVHICLGGKAPSQLDEKRFACAIFNTILGGNMSSRLFQEIREKRGLAYSVYSFLSTYVDAGLLGIYAATEPKHLNLVLQTIRNEIVKLCRGELSGTEVAEAKEHLIGGIYLGSESADNRMMRMAKNEFAFGRYVDYEELVSGLEQVSMDDVVAVARSTFQERGISFAALGPVEKDSVDRDLLIYEG
- the dut gene encoding dUTP diphosphatase, coding for MDRISVNIQPLKHHQGLPLPAYASDGASGMDIRACVEGPVTLNPGEIRLIPTGLAVSIPSGYEAQIRPRSGLALNHGIGMVNSPGTIDSDYRGEVGIILINWGKDPFVVRRGDRIAQMVISRVTRAEISVTSDLDATHRGTGGFGHSGIE